Proteins encoded within one genomic window of Bradyrhizobium sp. AZCC 1719:
- a CDS encoding dihydroorotase: MLTDRRPILLANARVVDPSRDLDGPGDVLIADGTIRDSRRGIGAAGVPEGTDIVNCAGKIVAPGLIDMRAFVGEPGASHRETFASASQAAAAGGITTIICQPDTSPVIDNSATVDFVLRRARDTAIVNIHPMAALTKGLGGQEMTEIGLLKAAGAVAFTDGDKSVTNAQVMRRALTYARDFDALIVHHTEDPDLVGEGVMNEGEFAARLGLAGIPNAAEAVMLERDMRLVALTGGRYHAASLSSIESLEILKRARDAGLDVSASVSINHVTLNENDIGPYRTFLKLSPPLRTEEDRLALVAAVASGLVDVVMSDHNPQDVEVKRLPFAEAASGAVGLQTMLPAALRLIHNGEMDFKTLIRAMSTRPAELLGLPGGTLRAGSPADVIVIDPDTPWVLDPADLKSQCKNTPFDEARFSGRVVRTIVGGRTVYEHV, from the coding sequence ATGCTGACTGACCGCCGCCCGATCCTGCTCGCCAATGCCCGTGTCGTCGATCCCTCCAGGGACCTTGACGGCCCCGGCGACGTCCTGATTGCCGACGGAACGATCCGTGACTCCAGGCGCGGCATCGGCGCCGCCGGCGTGCCTGAAGGTACCGACATCGTCAATTGCGCCGGCAAGATCGTCGCCCCCGGGCTGATCGACATGCGCGCCTTTGTCGGCGAGCCCGGCGCCAGCCATCGCGAAACCTTTGCCTCCGCGAGCCAGGCGGCAGCCGCCGGCGGCATCACCACCATCATCTGCCAGCCGGATACTTCGCCCGTCATCGACAATTCGGCCACCGTCGACTTCGTGCTGCGCCGCGCCCGCGACACCGCGATTGTCAACATCCACCCGATGGCGGCGCTGACCAAGGGGCTAGGCGGCCAGGAAATGACCGAGATCGGCCTCTTGAAGGCCGCCGGCGCGGTCGCCTTTACCGATGGCGACAAGAGCGTCACCAATGCTCAGGTGATGCGCCGGGCGCTGACCTATGCGCGCGATTTCGACGCGCTGATCGTGCACCACACCGAGGACCCTGATCTCGTCGGCGAAGGCGTGATGAACGAGGGCGAGTTCGCCGCCCGCCTTGGGCTCGCGGGCATTCCCAACGCCGCCGAGGCCGTGATGCTGGAGCGCGATATGCGTCTGGTAGCGTTGACCGGCGGGCGCTATCACGCGGCCTCGCTATCGTCGATCGAGTCGCTGGAGATCCTGAAGCGCGCGCGCGACGCCGGCCTCGACGTCAGCGCTTCCGTATCGATCAACCACGTCACCCTGAACGAAAACGACATCGGCCCCTACCGCACCTTCCTGAAGCTTTCGCCGCCGCTGCGCACCGAGGAGGACCGCCTCGCCCTTGTCGCAGCGGTCGCCTCCGGCCTGGTCGATGTCGTGATGTCCGATCATAATCCGCAGGACGTCGAGGTGAAGCGGCTGCCTTTCGCGGAAGCGGCTTCCGGCGCGGTCGGGCTGCAGACCATGCTGCCGGCGGCGCTGCGGTTGATCCACAACGGCGAAATGGATTTCAAGACGCTGATCCGGGCGATGTCGACCCGCCCTGCGGAGCTTCTCGGCCTGCCCGGCGGCACGCTGCGGGCGGGTTCCCCGGCCGACGTGATCGTCATCGACCCCGATACGCCCTGGGTGCTCGATCCTGCCGACCTCAAATCGCAGTGCAAGAACACGCCGTTCGACGAAGCCCGCTTCTCGGGACGCGTCGTGCGTACTATCGTGGGCGGGCGGACAGTCTATGAACACGTCTGA
- a CDS encoding aspartate carbamoyltransferase catalytic subunit: MTPASKSTFVLGHRHLLGIEGLSADDITGLLDLSEEYVELNRQVDKKRTSLRGRTQVNLFFEASTRTQSSFELAGKRLGADVMNMSVSSSSIRKGETLMDTAVTLNAMHPDILVVRHHASGAVELLARKVDGSVINAGDGAHEHPTQALLDALTIRRNKGRLEGLVIAICGDVMHSRVARSNILLLNTMGARVRVVAPSTLLPRGIERMGVEVARDMREGLNGADIVMMLRLQRERMNGSFVPSSGEYFHYFGLDQKKLAYAKPDALVMHPGPMNRGVEIDSIVADGAQSLIREQVEMGVAVRMAVLEALARNLPNA, encoded by the coding sequence ATGACCCCTGCATCGAAATCGACCTTTGTCCTCGGGCACCGGCACTTGCTGGGAATCGAGGGGCTTTCCGCTGACGATATTACCGGCCTGCTCGACCTTTCCGAGGAATATGTCGAGCTCAACCGCCAGGTGGACAAAAAGCGCACGTCCTTGCGCGGTCGCACCCAGGTGAACCTGTTTTTCGAGGCGTCCACCCGAACCCAATCCTCGTTCGAACTGGCGGGAAAACGGCTTGGCGCCGACGTCATGAACATGTCGGTGTCCTCGTCCTCGATCCGCAAGGGCGAGACGCTGATGGACACCGCGGTGACGCTCAACGCCATGCACCCGGATATCCTGGTGGTGCGGCACCACGCCTCCGGCGCGGTGGAACTGCTGGCGCGCAAGGTTGACGGTTCCGTGATCAATGCCGGCGACGGCGCGCACGAACATCCGACCCAGGCGCTGCTGGACGCGCTGACCATCCGCCGGAATAAAGGCCGGCTGGAAGGTCTCGTGATCGCGATCTGCGGCGACGTCATGCACTCCCGCGTAGCACGATCCAATATCCTCCTGCTCAACACCATGGGCGCGCGTGTCCGCGTCGTCGCGCCCTCCACGCTGCTGCCGCGTGGCATCGAGCGGATGGGCGTCGAGGTCGCGCGCGACATGCGCGAAGGCCTCAACGGCGCCGATATCGTGATGATGCTGCGGCTGCAGCGCGAGCGCATGAACGGCTCCTTCGTGCCGTCATCGGGCGAATACTTCCACTATTTCGGCCTCGACCAGAAGAAGCTCGCTTACGCCAAGCCGGACGCGCTGGTGATGCATCCGGGCCCGATGAATCGCGGCGTCGAGATCGACTCGATCGTGGCCGACGGCGCGCAATCGCTGATCCGTGAACAGGTGGAAATGGGAGTGGCAGTGCGGATGGCGGTGCTTGAAGCGCTCGCCCGCAACCTGCCGAACGCGTAA